The Falco biarmicus isolate bFalBia1 chromosome 20, bFalBia1.pri, whole genome shotgun sequence genome window below encodes:
- the KCNJ5 gene encoding G protein-activated inward rectifier potassium channel 4 isoform X1, whose translation MQRRCYPAMAGDSRIFMNQDMDIGVTSREPKKIPKQARDDVPIATDRTRLISAEGKKPRQRYMEKSGKCNVHHGNVQETYRYLSDLFTTLVDLKWRFNLLVFTMVYTITWLFFGFIWWLIAYIRGDLDHLEDENWIPCVENLSGFVSAFLFSIETETTIGYGYRVITEKCPEGIVLLLIQAILGSIVNAFMVGCMFVKISQPKKRAETLMFSNNAVISMRDEKLCLMFRVGDLRNSHIVEASIRAKLIKSKQTKEGEFIPLNQTDINVGFDTGDDRLFLVSPLIISHEINEKSPFWEMSRTQLEKEEFEIVVILEGMVEATGMTCQARSSYMDTEVLWGHRFTPVLTLEKDFYEVDYNSFHSTYETNTPVCCAKELAESRREGQLLSHLSSASLLSGGGEAEAAKEEEEEEEEEGGREPAGLNGANGTAGEVKEDMPV comes from the exons ATGCAGAGACGCTGTTA cccagccatgGCCGGAGATTCTAGGATCTTCATGAACCAGGACATGGACATCGGAGTTACATCTAGAGAGCCTAAGAAGATTCCCAAACAGGCTCGAGATGATGTCCCCATCGCCACTGACCGAACCCGCCTCATATCAGCAGAAGGTAAGAAGCCACGACAGCGTTACATGGAAAAAAGCGGCAAGTGCAATGTGCACCATGGAAATGTCCAAGAAACCTATCGATACCTTAGTGACCTCTTCACTACGCTGGTGGACCTTAAGTGGCGTTTTAATCTTCTTGTCTTCACTATGGTCTACACCATcacttggttgttttttggatTCATCTGGTGGCTCATTGCCTATATCCGGGGAGACCTGGACCACCTTGAAGATGAGAACTGGATCCCCTGTGTTGAAAATCTCAGTGGAtttgtttctgcatttctgttttctatcgAGACTGAGACAACCATCGGGTATGGCTATAGGGTCATAACGGAGAAGTGCCCCGAGGGCATCGTACTGCTCCTGATCCAGGCTATTCTGGGCTCCATTGTCAATGCGTTCATGGTGGGATGCATGTTTGTCAAGATCAGCCAACCAAAGAAGAGGGCTGAAACCCTCATGTTTTCTAACAACGCAGTGATTTCCATGAGGGATGAGAAGCTCTGTCTCATGTTCCGGGTTGGAGACCTCCGCAATTCCCACATTGTCGAGGCTTCCATTAGAGCCAAACTGATTAAGTCCAAACAGACCAAAGAAGGAGAGTTTATTCCCTTGAACCAAACAGACATCAACGTGGGATTTGACACTGGAGATGACAGATTGTTCCTGGTGTCACCCCTTATCATCTCACATGAAATCAACGAGAAAAGCCCCTTCTGGGAGATGTCCCGCACCCAACTGGAGAAGGAGGAGTTTGAAATTGTGGTCATCCTGGAAGGAATGGTGGAAGCAACAG GGATGACTTGCCAGGCTCGCAGCTCCTACATGGACACCGAGGTGCTGTGGGGACACCGCTTCACTCCTGTCCTCACCCTGGAGAAGGATTTTTATGAAGTCGACTATAACAGCTTCCACAGCACTTACGAGACCAACACTCCCGTGTGCTGTGCCAAAGAGCTGGCCGAGTCTCGCCGGGAAGGCCAGCTCCTCAGCCACCTCTCCAGTGCCAGCCTCCTGAGCGGAGGCGGagaagcagaggcagcaaaagaggaagaagaagaagaagaggaagaaggtggcagggagccagcaggaTTGAATGGAGCCAATGGGACAGCAGGAGAGGTGAAAGAAGATATGCCTGTATAA
- the KCNJ5 gene encoding G protein-activated inward rectifier potassium channel 4 isoform X2 — protein sequence MAGDSRIFMNQDMDIGVTSREPKKIPKQARDDVPIATDRTRLISAEGKKPRQRYMEKSGKCNVHHGNVQETYRYLSDLFTTLVDLKWRFNLLVFTMVYTITWLFFGFIWWLIAYIRGDLDHLEDENWIPCVENLSGFVSAFLFSIETETTIGYGYRVITEKCPEGIVLLLIQAILGSIVNAFMVGCMFVKISQPKKRAETLMFSNNAVISMRDEKLCLMFRVGDLRNSHIVEASIRAKLIKSKQTKEGEFIPLNQTDINVGFDTGDDRLFLVSPLIISHEINEKSPFWEMSRTQLEKEEFEIVVILEGMVEATGMTCQARSSYMDTEVLWGHRFTPVLTLEKDFYEVDYNSFHSTYETNTPVCCAKELAESRREGQLLSHLSSASLLSGGGEAEAAKEEEEEEEEEGGREPAGLNGANGTAGEVKEDMPV from the exons atgGCCGGAGATTCTAGGATCTTCATGAACCAGGACATGGACATCGGAGTTACATCTAGAGAGCCTAAGAAGATTCCCAAACAGGCTCGAGATGATGTCCCCATCGCCACTGACCGAACCCGCCTCATATCAGCAGAAGGTAAGAAGCCACGACAGCGTTACATGGAAAAAAGCGGCAAGTGCAATGTGCACCATGGAAATGTCCAAGAAACCTATCGATACCTTAGTGACCTCTTCACTACGCTGGTGGACCTTAAGTGGCGTTTTAATCTTCTTGTCTTCACTATGGTCTACACCATcacttggttgttttttggatTCATCTGGTGGCTCATTGCCTATATCCGGGGAGACCTGGACCACCTTGAAGATGAGAACTGGATCCCCTGTGTTGAAAATCTCAGTGGAtttgtttctgcatttctgttttctatcgAGACTGAGACAACCATCGGGTATGGCTATAGGGTCATAACGGAGAAGTGCCCCGAGGGCATCGTACTGCTCCTGATCCAGGCTATTCTGGGCTCCATTGTCAATGCGTTCATGGTGGGATGCATGTTTGTCAAGATCAGCCAACCAAAGAAGAGGGCTGAAACCCTCATGTTTTCTAACAACGCAGTGATTTCCATGAGGGATGAGAAGCTCTGTCTCATGTTCCGGGTTGGAGACCTCCGCAATTCCCACATTGTCGAGGCTTCCATTAGAGCCAAACTGATTAAGTCCAAACAGACCAAAGAAGGAGAGTTTATTCCCTTGAACCAAACAGACATCAACGTGGGATTTGACACTGGAGATGACAGATTGTTCCTGGTGTCACCCCTTATCATCTCACATGAAATCAACGAGAAAAGCCCCTTCTGGGAGATGTCCCGCACCCAACTGGAGAAGGAGGAGTTTGAAATTGTGGTCATCCTGGAAGGAATGGTGGAAGCAACAG GGATGACTTGCCAGGCTCGCAGCTCCTACATGGACACCGAGGTGCTGTGGGGACACCGCTTCACTCCTGTCCTCACCCTGGAGAAGGATTTTTATGAAGTCGACTATAACAGCTTCCACAGCACTTACGAGACCAACACTCCCGTGTGCTGTGCCAAAGAGCTGGCCGAGTCTCGCCGGGAAGGCCAGCTCCTCAGCCACCTCTCCAGTGCCAGCCTCCTGAGCGGAGGCGGagaagcagaggcagcaaaagaggaagaagaagaagaagaggaagaaggtggcagggagccagcaggaTTGAATGGAGCCAATGGGACAGCAGGAGAGGTGAAAGAAGATATGCCTGTATAA